A genome region from Eremothecium gossypii ATCC 10895 chromosome VII, complete sequence includes the following:
- the UBP1 gene encoding ubiquitin-specific protease UBP1 (Syntenic homolog of Saccharomyces cerevisiae YDL122W (UBP1)) produces the protein MDFGLEQKLRDLGAICGTKNVQSTLYLVVLTTLLILYKQRKQVGNIMDGIGQVAGNFTRDFRHRMLGRWAPQSAELEKQAHQHGGNVGGLVNDGNTCFINSVIQSLASSRELLRFLDEEIIDASQPGTDESADDVQNGDEDEGSSSAKKKAYGKRKKKQARAADAVALAKADGPRTDFSAALRELIDNLNGKHYRNKPYFRTSGLLKTMSKAPNKNIILGYDQEDAQEFFQTILSELEKDVQSIQGKPEKNAKPVPKEELPGDAIIGSEHIGRIGTVYIPTEQIAPNSVLNDPERYYTPFKLLTPFDGITAERVGCLQCGENGGIRYCLFSSLSLNLPNDNTSSTLKLSELLREWVKPEIIEGVECNRCALQAVHAHLAAKVKELQAAEDEKAMSAKLISLMKARLEQLEGILAKPAIDDEDYKKLHTDNMVRKCSKSKQTLITRPPPLLSIHINRSVFDPRTFMIRKNNSKVLFKSRLNLAPWCCGVDEVNLDARLPMSKKDAAELEESSEDEPQGTEYYNKLHLRFQAEYEDEDDLDKGPNPSGPHSSYRAVADVPNYDPLAGEYSSSSEEEHERESIELDALGNTIPKNGPASLEELSSDEDLATKPRAEILEKPDNDEDEEPSDDEDADDYDSDSPRPGDSGSELRDPPAPATFATELHGSSVLASPLTYSLRSVIVHYGTHNYGHYIAFRKFRGVWWRISDETAYIVDEAEVLSTPGVFMLFYEYDYDEATGQLRDDLGCLQEPKVVLSDGDEEYDSLTGSTKTSINEQL, from the coding sequence ATGGATTTTGGGCTAGAGCAGAAGCTACGGGATTTGGGGGCCATCTGCGGGACGAAGAACGTTCAGAGCACGTTATATCTGGTTGTGCTGACGACACTTTTGATTCTCTACAAGCAGCGGAAGCAGGTCGGAAATATCATGGACGGCATCGGGCAGGTCGCGGGGAACTTCACGCGCGACTTTCGGCACCGGATGCTGGGGCGGTGGGCGCCGCAGAGCgcggagctggagaagCAGGCGCACCAGCACGGGGGGAACGTGGGGGGTTTAGTGAACGACGGTAACACGTGCTTCATCAACTCGGTGATACAGTCATTAGCGTCGTCGCGCGAGTTGTTGAGGTTTTTGGACGAGGAGATTATCGACGCAAGTCAGCCGGGCACGGATGAGAGCGCGGACGATGTGCAGAACGGGGACGAGGACGAAGGCTCTTCGAGcgcgaagaagaaggcgtacggcaagcgcaagaagaagcaggcgcgcgccgccgaCGCCGTAGCGCTGGCCAAGGCCGACGGGCCGCGTACGGACTTTAGTGCCGCTTTGCGGGAGCTTATCGACAACTTGAACGGGAAGCACTACCGGAACAAGCCGTACTTCAGGACCAGCGGTTTGTTGAAGACGATGTCCAAGGCGCCCAACAAGAACATTATTCTTGGCTACGACCAGGAGGATGCGCAGGAGTTTTTCCAGACCATCTTATCGGAGCTTGAGAAAGACGTGCAGTCTATCCAAGGCAAGCCTGAGAAGAATGCGAAGCCGGTACCAAAAGAGGAACTCCCTGGCGATGCTATTATTGGCTCGGAACATATAGGGCGCATCGGAACAGTCTACATTCCGACTGAGCAGATAGCGCCCAACAGCGTTTTGAATGACCCCGAGCGATACTACACGCCATTTAAGCTTCTGACGCCTTTTGATGGAATTACCGCGGAGCGTGTTGGGTGTTTGCAGTGCGGCGAGAATGGCGGCATTCGCTACTGTTTGTTTTCCAGCTTGTCCTTAAACTTACCGAACGACAACACAAGCTCTACGTTGAAGTTGTCTGAATTGTTGCGTGAGTGGGTTAAGCCAGAGATCATTGAGGGTGTTGAGTGTAACCGATGTGCACTACAGGCGGTGCACGCCCATTTAGCCGCCAAGGTCAAGGAGCTGCAGGCTGCTGAGGACGAGAAGGCGATGTCTGCTAAGCTTATAAGCCTGATGAAGGCGAGATTagaacaattggaggggATCCTAGCAAAGCCGGCCATCGACGATGAAGATTACAAGAAACTACACACAGATAACATGGTGCGTAAGTGCTCGAAGTCGAAGCAGACCTTGATAACGCGGCCGCCACCGTTGTTGTCGATTCACATCAACCGTTCGGTCTTCGATCCCCGCACGTTCATGATCCGGAAGAACAACTCCAAGGTGCTGTTCAAGTCAAGACTCAACTTGGCTCCATGGTGCTGTGGCGTCGATGAGGTGAACCTAGATGCGCGTCTACCCATGTCCAAGAAGGACGCGGCTGAGCTCGAAGAGTCTTCTGAGGACGAGCCTCAGGGAACCGAATACTACAACAAGCTCCACCTCAGGTTCCAAGCCGAGTACGAGGACGAAGATGACCTGGATAAAGGACCCAATCCCTCAGGACCACATTCCAGTTACCGTGCCGTCGCGGACGTCCCCAATTACGATCCGTTAGCTGGCGAGTACTCTTCGTCCAGTGAGGAGGAACACGAGAGGGAGTCGATTGAATTGGACGCGCTTGGCAACACGATTCCAAAGAATGGGCCGGCGTCTTTGGAGGAATTGTCCTCGGACGAAGACCTTGCAACCAAGCCGCGCGCGGAGATCCTTGAGAAGCCAGATaacgacgaggacgaggagccCAGTGACGATGAGGATGCCGACGACTACGACTCGGATTCTCCCCGGCCCGGCGACAGCGGCAGCGAACTCAGAGACCCTCCTGCGCCGGCGACATTCGCTACGGAACTGCACGGATCCAGCGTCCTGGCCTCCCCGTTGACCTATTCCTTGCGCTCCGTCATCGTCCACTATGGCACACACAACTACGGACACTACATTGCCTTCCGCAAGTTCCGTGGTGTGTGGTGGCGCATCAGCGACGAAACAGCGTACATCGTCGATGAAGCTGAGGTCTTGTCCACACCGGGCGTTTTCATGTTGTTCTACGAGTATGACTATGACGAGGCGACCGGGCAGTTGCGTGACGACTTGGGCTGCCTACAGGAGCCCAAGGTCGTGCTGTCAGATGGGGACGAGGAATACGACTCATTGACCGGGTCCACCAAGACCTCGATCAACGAGCAGCTGTAG
- the PUB1 gene encoding Pub1p (Syntenic homolog of Saccharomyces cerevisiae YNL016W (PUB1)), producing MSGEKADKTVESAAEEAVAATPVLATKGGRETSDRILYVGNLDKTINEATLKQYFQVGGPIANVKVLVDKNNEEANYAFVEYRQPRDANVAFQTLDGKQIENNVIKINWAFQSQQVSSDDTFNLFVGDLNVDVDDETLSSTFKEFPTFIQAHVMWDMQSGRSRGYGFVSFGEQEEAQKAMDAKQGFNLNGRAIRVNWAAKRESQHAARPRSNRGGFRGGSGHQPFRGMPQGPHLGGAAPAGPMQLQGPPVPSPVNPQAVEAMIRRAPQRVTTAYIGNIPHFAQEPDLIPLLQNFGFIIDFKHYAEKGCCFIKYDTHDQAALCIVALANFPFQGRTLRTGWGKEKPSFVPNGAVPHAAAPAPVQPASDAVPAQDQEHQQ from the coding sequence ATGTCGGGCGAAAAAGCAGACAAGACCGTGGAGAGCGCTGCGGAGGAGGCCGTGGCGGCGACGCCGGTGCTGGCGACCAAGGGCGGGCGCGAAACGTCGGATCGGATCCTGTACGTGGGGAACCTGGACAAGACGATCAACGAGGCGACGCTGAAGCAGTACTTCCAGGTGGGGGGGCCGATCGCGAACGTCAAGGTGCTGGTGGACAAGAACAACGAGGAGGCGAACTACGCGTTCGTGGAGTACCGGCAGCCGCGGGATGCGAACGTGGCGTTCCAGACGCTGGACGGGAAGCAGATCGAGAACAACGTGATCAAGATCAACTGGGCGTTCCAGTCGCAGCAGGTGTCGTCAGACGACACGTTCAACCTGTTCGTGGGGGACCTGAACGTGGACGTGGACGACGAGACGCTGAGCAGCACTTTCAAGGAGTTCCCGACGTTCATCCAGGCGCACGTGATGTGGGACATGCAGTCCGGGCGGTCGCGGGGCTACGGGTTTGTGTCGTTCGgcgagcaggaggaggcgcAGAAGGCGATGGACGCCAAGCAGGGCTTCAACCTGAACGGGCGCGCGATCCGCGTGAACTGGGCGGCGAAGCGCGAGAGCCAGCacgcggcgcggccgcgctcGAACCGTGGCGGATtccgcggcggcagcgggcACCAGCCGTTCCGCGGCATGCCGCAGGGCCCACACctgggcggcgcggcgcctgcGGGGCCCATGCAGCTGCAGGGCCCGCCGGTGCCGTCCCCCGTGAACCCGCAGGCCGTGGAGGCCATGatccgccgcgcgccccAGCGCGTCACCACTGCGTACATCGGTAACATCCCGCACTTTGCGCAGGAGCCGGATCTGATCCCACTGCTGCAGAACTTCGGCTTCATCATCGACTTCAAGCACTACGCGGAGAAGGGCTGCTGCTTCATCAAATACGACACCCACGACCAGGCCGCGCTGTGCATTGTCGCCCTGGCCAACTTCCCGTTCCAGGGCAGAACCCTGCGCACGGGTTGGGGCAAGGAGAAGCCCTCATTTGTGCCTAACGGCGCCGTGCCCCACGCCGCCGCTCCGGCGCCCGTGCAGCCTGCTTCGGACGCCGTCCCTGCCCAGGACCAGGAGCACCAGCAGTGA
- the CAB2 gene encoding phosphopantothenate--cysteine ligase CAB2 (Syntenic homolog of Saccharomyces cerevisiae YIL083C (CAB2)) → MRSAMRGGVAVRRWSGLGRARGKKAGRAAGLEARAHQCDMSAKAIHTSTTELERAIDRQQDEVRAAAAADEEQYFLMNPAPAYLDELVARAKAFVQRQRALGRSRIVLVTSGGTTVPLENNTVRFIDNFSAGTRGASSAEQFLARGYAVIFLHREFSLTPFNRVFTHNPDVNFLDYFDEQGGLRPAHAEQVLRNKRAYERYMREEERLLLLPFTSVNQYLWSLKEVARLLNSKGALFYLAAAVSDFFVPSSRLPEHKIQSQEGVDSSRAPNGQLVVNLDPVPKFLRRLVESWASQAMIVSFKLETNRDLLIQKATQALDRYNHQLVIGNLLQTRSSEVVFVSEQNRAGEWVRLTDGVNNIEELIIPKVIERHDEWIQSQEGRAGN, encoded by the coding sequence ATGCGCTCGGCGatgcgcggcggcgtggcCGTGCGGCGGTGGAGCGGGCTGGGGCGGGCTCGGGGAAAAAAGGCGGGGCGGGCAGCCGGGCTGGAGGCTCGAGCACACCAGTGCGACATGTCAGCAAAGGCGATCCACACGTCGACAACGGAGCTGGAGCGGGCGATCGACCGGCAGCAGGACGAGGTGCGGgctgccgcggcggcggacgaGGAGCAGTACTTCCTGATGAACCCCGCGCCGGCGTATctggacgagctggtgGCGCGGGCGAAGGCGTTTgtgcagcggcagcgggcGCTCGGGCGCTCGCGGATCGTGCTGGTGACTTCGGGGGGGACGACGGTGCCGCTGGAGAACAACACGGTGCGGTTCATCGACAACTTCTCTGCGGGGACACGGGGGGCGTCGAGCGCGGAGCAGTTTTTGGCGCGGGGGTACGCGGTGATCTTCCTGCATCGGGAGTTCTCGCTGACGCCGTTCAATCGGGTGTTCACGCACAACCCGGACGTGAACTTCCTAGACTACTTCGACGAGCAGGGGGGGTTGCGGCCGGCGCACGCGGAGCAGGTGCTGCGCAACAAGCGGGCGTATGAGCGGTACATgcgcgaggaggagcggctgctgctgctgccctTCACGAGCGTGAACCAGTACCTGTGGTCGCTGAAGGAGGTCGCGCGGCTGCTGAACTCGAAGGGCGCGCTGTTCTAcctggcggcggcggtgtCGGACTTCTTCGTGCCGTCGTCGCGGCTGCCGGAGCACAAGATCCAGTCGCAGGAGGGCGTAGAcagctcgcgcgcgccgaACGGGCAGCTGGTGGTGAATCTGGACCCGGTGCCGAAGTTCCTGCGGCGCTTGGTGGAGTCGTGGGCGTCCCAGGCGATGATCGTGTCGTTCAAGCTGGAGACGAACCGCGACCTGCTGATCCAGAAGGCGACGCAGGCCCTGGACCGCTACAATCACCAGCTGGTGATCGGAAACCTGCTGCAGACACGCAGCTCCGAGGTGGTGTTTGTGTCCGAGCAGAACCGCGCCGGCGAGTGGGTTCGGCTGACGGACGGCGTGAACAACATCGAGGAGCTCATCATCCCGAAGGTCATTGAGCGCCACGACGAGTGGATCCAGTCGCAGGAGGGCCGCGCCGGGAACTAG
- the YFH1 gene encoding ferroxidase (Syntenic homolog of Saccharomyces cerevisiae YDL120W (YFH1) Newly annotated start codon according to experimentaly determined 5 end of mRNA using 5 RACE.), translating into MRAPPELAQLTPQAYHKQADEFLNDLLDRLEALGDERPDIIADSEYSQGVLTLSVPALGTYVINKQPPNKQIWLSSPVSGPNRYDLIDGEWVSLRDGSRLMAVLSRELGRALDNPDYAL; encoded by the coding sequence ATGCGCGCTCCCCCGGAGCTGGCCCAGCTCACGCCGCAGGCCTACCACAAGCAGGCCGACGAGTTCCTGAACGACCTGCTGGACCGTCTCGAAGCGCTGGGCGACGAGCGCCCCGACATCATCGCAGACTCCGAGTACTCCCAGGGTGTGCTCACGCTGTCCGTACCTGCTCTGGGCACCTATGTCATTAACAAACAGCCCCCAAACAAGCAGATATGGCTCTCGTCGCCAGTATCCGGCCCCAACCGCTACGATCTGATTGACGGCGAGTGGGTCTCGCTACGCGACGGTTCCCGCCTGATGGCCGTTCTGTCACGTGAGCTGGGGCGTGCGCTCGACAATCCTGATTACGCACTCTGA
- the EXP1 gene encoding Exp1p (Syntenic homolog of Saccharomyces cerevisiae YDL121C), whose protein sequence is MADHCDSGGRGCAAGSRGKSEKVAHNCTKGRRGREHGMYILLYFAAVLAVLIIAVLLPVVSGVLSYRVRRPATADDRSRNREGDSRAVDVALNATTGRDAAACNRDGLQRRVLGRYSDDPSVFDYDVDELIAEELAQERRDEELLRLAEQAGNDQGKLV, encoded by the coding sequence ATGGCGGATCATTGCGATAGTGGGGGAAGAGGTTGCGCTGCCGGCTCGCGCGGAAAGTCTGAAAAAGTCGCACACAACTGCACGAAAGGACGTCGCGGACGAGAGCACGGCATGTACATTCTGCTCTATTTCGCCGCGGTGCTGGCGGTGCTCATCATAGCGGTGCTACTGCCGGTGGTATCGGGTGTGTTGTCCTACCGCGTCCGTCGACCTGCAACTGCAGATGACCGGTCGCGGAACCGCGAGGGGGACTCGAGAGCAGTGGATGTAGCGCTCAACGCTACGACGGGGCGCGATGCGGCGGCCTGCAACAGGGATGGACTGCAGAGGCGTGTGCTCGGCCGCTACAGCGATGACCCATCGGTTTTCGACTATGACGTGGATGAGCTTATCGCAGAGGAGTTGGCGCAGGAACGGCGCGACGAGGAACTGCTGCGGCTCGCAGAGCAGGCTGGGAACGACCAAGGCAAGCTAGTGTAA
- the SAM50 gene encoding SAM complex subunit SAM50 (Syntenic homolog of Saccharomyces cerevisiae YNL026W (SAM50)) produces the protein MDDDVSSLLVDRMRDATGSAPRSGGEDIAARKQELQLRQQVQMVQDTLQTNAFTPVVVSDTVVEGGSHIRPGVLQVYLDKTVYRASNMNQLLQQADTFHRLLTAHSLADAAEQTLDARGVHRAALSSTQIPSHFHSNDAPYELSVLDVIHRVALKPVSRFRAKTGTNVGNGEGDGYLQFQWRNILGGGERLTLDATKGTKTHSSYLLNFNAPVSTWWLGDLSLFKNATQLGGLELFSLGTRASLRSCFFGLRSWNHELHAEQLWCTTGCINGLASDASLLQCGDDVKTSLSYVLSSDTRDSAVFASTGRLLRWASELALGSYAKTQVQLSDAVSWGAGDFLTLSTTLKAGYIKNLQPGLRPIHIRDKFHCGGANDVRGFQLMGLGPKDAQDSLGGDAFLTYGLSLFSRLPVQRWAGSDFRLHWFLNGGRLLSHNGASLLDVGTTLLEEHSISCGTGLLFQHPVARFELNFTLPLATHSSDTARKGFQYGIGVSFL, from the coding sequence ATGGACGATGATGTGAGCTCGCTGTTGGTTGACCGGATGCGGGACGCCACAGGCTCTGCGCCGCGCAGTGGAGGAGAGGACATCGCGGCCCGCAAGCAAGAGCTGCAGCTGAGACAACAGGTGCAGATGGTCCAGGATACGCTACAGACCAACGCTTTCACACCTGTGGTGGTCTCGGACACGGTGGTGGAGGGTGGATCGCACATCCGGCCCGGCGTGCTGCAGGTGTACCTGGACAAGACAGTGTACAGGGCTTCTAACATGAaccagctgctccagcaggcCGATACGTTTCACCGCCTGCTGACCGCGCACTCGCTTGCGGATGCTGCAGAGCAGACGCTGGATGCTCGCGGCGTGCACCGGGCCGCGCTCAGCTCGACGCAGATCCCAAGCCATTTCCACAGCAATGATGCGCCATACGAGCTGAGCGTGCTGGACGTTATCCACCGCGTGGCCCTCAAGCCCGTCAGCAGGTTCCGCGCGAAAACGGGCACCAACGTCGGCAACGGCGAGGGCGACGGGTACCTACAGTTCCAGTGGCGGAATATACTTGGCGGCGGAGAGAGGCTGACATTGGATGCAACGAAGGGCACGAAAACGCACTCATCGTACCTCCTGAACTTCAATGCGCCGGTGTCCACTTGGTGGCTCGGGGACCTGAGCCTGTTCAAAAATGCGACCCAATTGGGCGGACTAGAGCTGTTCTCGCTCGGCACGCGCGCCTCGTTGCGCAGCTGCTTCTTCGGCCTCCGGAGCTGGAACCACGAGCTGCACGCAGAGCAGCTTTGGTGTACCACCGGCTGCATCAACGGCCTGGCATCTGACGCATCACTGTTGCAGTGTGGAGACGACGTCAAGACCTCGCTGTCCTACGTGCTAAGCTCAGACACCCGGGACAGCGCCGTCTTCGCGTCGACTGGCCGTCTGCTGAGATGGGCGAGCGAATTGGCGCTTGGGTCCTACGCAAAGACGCAGGTCCAACTGTCCGATGCAGTGTCCTGGGGGGCGGGCGACTTCTTAACCCTTTCTACGACGCTCAAGGCCGGGTACATCAAGAACCTGCAGCCGGGGCTGAGGCCGATCCACATCCGCGATAAGTTCCactgcggcggcgccaaCGACGTGCGCGGCTTCCAGTTGATGGGCCTGGGGCCCAAGGACGCGCAGGACTCTCTCGGCGGCGATGCCTTCCTGACGTACGGCCTCAGCCTGTTCTCGCGTCTGCCCGTGCAGCGGTGGGCCGGCTCGGACTTCCGTCTGCACTGGTTCCTCAACGGTGGCCGGCTGCTCAGCCATAACGGCGCAAGCCTCCTGGACGTCGGCACCACGCTGCTGGAGGAACACTCGATCTCGTGCGGGACGGGCCTGCTCTTCCAGCACCCCGTCGCGCGCTTCGAGCTGAACTTCACGCTGCCGCTGGCGACGCATTCGTCGGACACCGCTCGCAAAGGATTCCAGTACGGGATCGGTGTATCGTTCCTGTGA